Proteins from one Mastacembelus armatus chromosome 16, fMasArm1.2, whole genome shotgun sequence genomic window:
- the cpvl gene encoding putative serine carboxypeptidase CPVL gives MRLLKETLGFLLLWTCLDSAHSRGCSSFFCRKSYRASGLGGVDPGSPLFLTPYLEKGAIEEARMLSLVGKLPGASVKSYAGYLTVNAKYNSNLFFWFVPALTPGYETAPVLLWLQGGPGGTSMFGLFVEHGPYVVYKNLTVGLRDYAWTTRYSVLYIDNPVGTGFSFTEDDRGFAQNQDDVGRDLYSALTQFFQLFPEYQANEFYATGESYAGKYVPAVSYYIHKNNPTAKVKINFKGMAIGDGLCDPEMMLGGYGEFLYQTGMIDEQQREYVVQQTDYGVKLIQQQKWVEAFEVFDSLLNGDVYPYPSFFQNATGCTNYFNYLACQEPEDQEYFSLFVTLPTVRRSIHVGNLTFHDGSEVEKHLLQDVMKSIKPWLGVLMDNYRVLIYSGQLDVIVAAPLTERFLPTVNWTGAAEYKTAPRYYWKVQPNDREVAGYVRQVKDFYQVIIRGGGHILPYDQPQRAFDMIDRFLSTRGWL, from the exons ATGAG GCTGCTGAAGGAGACTCTGGGTTTCCTGTTACTCTGGACGTGTCTGGACTCCGCACACTCAAGGGGCTGCTCGTCGTTTTTCTGCCGGAAGTCTTACCGTGCCAGCGGCCTCGGTGGGGTCGACCCCGGGTCTCCGCTGTTTCTCACGCCCTACCTGGAGAAAGGCGCCATCGAGGAAG CCCGGATGCTGAGTCTGGTGGGAAAGTTGCCTGGGGCCAGTGTCAAGAGCTATGCCGGCTACCTGACTGTCAACGCAAAGTACAACAGCAACCTCTTCTTCTGGTTCGTCCCCGCACTCACG CCAGGCTATGAGACCGCTCCAGTCCTGCTGTGGCTGCAAGGTGGACCTGGGGGAACCTCTATGTTCGGCCTGTTTGTGGAACATGGACCATATGTTGTTTATAAGAACTTGACAG TTGGTTTGAGGGATTACGCCTGGACGACCAGATACTCAGTTTTGTACATTGACAATCCA GTCGGTACAGGTTTCAGCTTCACTGAGGATGACAGAGGCTTTGCTCAGAACCAGGATGATGTAGGCAGAGATCTGTACAG TGCTTTGACACAGTTCTTCCAGCTCTTTCCTGAGTATCAGGCCAATGAGTTTTATGCGACTGGAGAG TCTTATGCAGGGAAGTATGTTCCTGCTGTTTCCTACTATATCCATAAAAACAACCCCACTGCCAAGGTGAAAATCAACTTTAAGGGCATGGCCATTGGTGATGGGCTCTGTGATCCAGAAATG ATGCTCGGTGGTTATGGTGAGTTCCTGTACCAAACAGGCATGATAGATGAACAGCAAAGAGAGTATGTTGTCCAGCAGACGGACTACGGGGTTAAGCTCATCCAGCAACAGAAGTGGGTGGAAGCTTTTGAG GTTTTTGATAGCTTGCTGAATGGTGACGTGTACCCATATCCCTCTTTCTTCCAAAACGCCACGGGCTGCACCAACTACTTCAACTACCTGGCGTGTCAG GAGCCTGAAGACCAGGAATACTTCTCCCTGTTTGTGACTCTGCCAACGGTGCGACGCTCCATCCACGTGGGGAACCTGACGTTCCACGACGGCTCGGAGGTGGAGAAGCACCTCCTGCAGGATGTCATGAAGAGCATCAAACCGTGGCTGGGGGTGCTGATGGACAACTACAGG GTCTTAATCTACAGTGGCCAGCTCGATGTAATTGTAGCTGCTCCTCTGACCGAGCGGTTCCTGCCCACCGTTAACTGGACCGGGGCTGCTGAGTACAAAACAGCCCCTCGCTACTACTGGAAGGTCCAGCCGAATGACAGAGAGGTGGCAGGTTACGTGCGACAGGTGAAAGACTTTTACCAG GTCATTATCAGAGGAGGGGGACACATTCTGCCTTACGACCAACCACAGAGAGCCTTTGACATGATTGACAGGTTCCTCTCAACACGGGGCTGGTTATGA